A window from Candidatus Gracilibacteria bacterium encodes these proteins:
- a CDS encoding valine--tRNA ligase has translation MKEIEKTYSAKDHEDALYKMWEESGAFAPDPDPKKPPYSIMMPPPNATGTLHLGHATMLAIEDILVRFKRMQGFAALYLPGTDHAAIATQSVVEKKLQESGMKNPRQELGREGLLEEIRKFVEVSKGTIRNQIRKMGTSCDWSRERYTFSEDMNTAVNELFRMMYEDGLIYRGGRIVNWDPKMQTTVADDELEYVEEKVQFYTFQYGPFQISTARPETKFGDKVVVMHPDDKRYKKYKHGDTFEAEWINGPVKATVIKDEAVDPEFGTGVMTITPWHDATDFDIAQRHNLDKEQVIGLDGCLLDIAGEFAGMPIQKARPKIVEKLKEKGLLVNIQEDYVHNVAVSYRGKGIVEPQIMKQWFVDVNKPVVDWKGKQCSIKEVLQDTVRSGMIRIVPDRFDKIYFHWIDNLRDWCISRQIWWGHRIPVWYKGDEIRVQAETPGAEWTQDEDTLDTWFSSQLWTFSTLGWPEKTPDLMRFTPSNCLETGYDILFFWVARMIIGSTYALRKTGFSEEKSIPFKDVYLHGLIRDIRGKKMSKSNPETCIDPLDMIEKYGTDAIRLSLVIGGTPGNDMRLYEEKIAGYRNFVNKIWNGSRFVMMSSADLDLSSDEIDPKKLSRADKWILTRLNEIIEKVTRELENYQLSEAGLTVYDFFWGEYCDWYLEISKVLKNPAVLKHVLTTSLTLMHPFMPFVTEAIWQAMAEGEPSSMLMTADWPKPNPAFDFPSEADEMGRIMDTIAGIRVLRAEGGVEAAKKIHAIIIAHEDTALIQDKAEVIKRLANLGQLDIYENGKKIDKALSSFVGDIEIFLPLADLIDFEAEKKRLAKELTELENYLTSLEKKLSNKAFVQNAPEEIIKKEKGKMEETQQKMEKLKKQLLDLGK, from the coding sequence ATGAAAGAAATTGAAAAAACCTATTCGGCCAAAGATCACGAAGATGCTCTTTACAAAATGTGGGAAGAGTCGGGCGCTTTTGCACCGGATCCAGATCCAAAAAAACCGCCATACTCCATCATGATGCCGCCCCCCAACGCCACGGGAACCCTGCACCTTGGACACGCCACCATGCTGGCCATTGAGGATATTTTGGTGCGTTTTAAACGGATGCAAGGTTTTGCGGCGTTGTACCTGCCCGGAACGGATCATGCCGCCATCGCCACGCAAAGTGTGGTGGAGAAAAAACTTCAAGAAAGTGGAATGAAAAATCCTCGCCAGGAGCTCGGAAGGGAAGGTTTATTGGAAGAAATCCGTAAATTTGTGGAAGTGAGTAAGGGAACCATCCGCAATCAGATTCGAAAAATGGGAACCAGCTGTGACTGGAGCCGTGAACGCTACACTTTTAGTGAGGACATGAACACGGCCGTGAACGAACTTTTCCGCATGATGTATGAGGACGGTTTGATCTACCGCGGAGGCCGCATTGTGAATTGGGACCCCAAAATGCAAACCACCGTGGCGGACGACGAACTGGAATATGTGGAGGAAAAAGTCCAGTTTTATACTTTTCAATATGGGCCTTTCCAAATCTCCACCGCTCGCCCGGAAACCAAGTTTGGCGACAAAGTGGTGGTAATGCACCCGGACGACAAACGGTACAAAAAATACAAACACGGCGATACCTTCGAAGCGGAATGGATCAACGGACCCGTGAAAGCGACCGTGATTAAGGACGAAGCGGTGGATCCTGAGTTTGGAACCGGAGTAATGACCATCACACCCTGGCACGATGCCACCGATTTCGACATTGCCCAGCGCCACAACTTGGATAAAGAACAGGTGATTGGTCTGGACGGATGCCTCCTCGACATTGCGGGAGAATTCGCCGGAATGCCCATTCAAAAAGCTCGCCCCAAGATCGTAGAAAAACTCAAAGAGAAGGGCTTGCTCGTGAACATTCAAGAAGATTATGTACACAATGTGGCCGTGAGCTACCGTGGAAAAGGCATTGTGGAGCCTCAAATCATGAAACAATGGTTTGTAGATGTGAACAAGCCCGTGGTGGACTGGAAAGGTAAACAATGCAGCATCAAAGAAGTACTTCAAGACACGGTGCGCAGTGGAATGATCCGCATTGTGCCGGACCGTTTTGATAAAATTTATTTCCATTGGATCGATAACCTCCGCGATTGGTGCATCTCTCGCCAAATTTGGTGGGGCCACCGTATTCCGGTTTGGTACAAGGGCGACGAAATAAGAGTTCAAGCTGAAACTCCCGGGGCCGAATGGACTCAAGACGAAGACACGCTGGACACCTGGTTCAGCTCACAACTCTGGACTTTTTCTACGCTCGGTTGGCCGGAAAAAACGCCAGATCTCATGCGCTTCACCCCCAGCAACTGTTTGGAAACGGGTTACGACATTCTCTTTTTCTGGGTGGCCCGCATGATCATAGGCTCCACTTACGCTCTACGCAAAACCGGCTTCTCCGAAGAAAAATCCATTCCTTTTAAGGATGTGTATTTGCATGGCCTCATCCGTGACATTCGTGGAAAAAAGATGAGCAAATCCAACCCGGAAACCTGCATCGACCCGCTCGACATGATTGAAAAATACGGAACGGATGCCATTCGTCTCAGTTTGGTGATTGGCGGAACGCCCGGAAACGACATGCGCCTTTACGAGGAAAAAATCGCCGGCTACCGCAACTTTGTGAATAAAATTTGGAACGGATCCAGATTCGTGATGATGTCCTCGGCAGACCTCGACCTTTCTTCCGATGAAATCGACCCCAAAAAACTCTCCCGTGCCGACAAGTGGATTCTCACACGCCTCAATGAAATCATTGAAAAAGTGACGAGGGAGCTCGAAAACTACCAACTGTCCGAGGCCGGACTCACCGTCTACGACTTCTTTTGGGGGGAATATTGCGATTGGTATTTGGAAATCAGCAAAGTCCTCAAAAATCCGGCAGTGCTCAAACATGTGCTCACAACCAGCCTCACGCTCATGCATCCCTTCATGCCTTTTGTGACGGAAGCAATCTGGCAAGCAATGGCCGAAGGTGAACCCAGCTCCATGCTCATGACGGCCGACTGGCCCAAGCCCAATCCCGCTTTTGATTTTCCTTCCGAGGCGGACGAAATGGGTCGCATCATGGACACCATCGCCGGCATCCGCGTGCTGCGGGCAGAGGGGGGAGTGGAGGCGGCTAAAAAAATTCACGCCATCATCATTGCGCATGAGGACACCGCGCTCATTCAAGACAAAGCCGAAGTCATTAAACGCTTGGCCAACCTTGGGCAGCTCGATATTTACGAAAATGGCAAAAAAATCGACAAAGCCCTCAGCTCCTTTGTGGGCGACATTGAAATTTTCCTTCCACTCGCGGACCTCATCGATTTTGAGGCGGAAAAGAAACGACTCGCCAAAGAGCTCACCGAACTCGAAAACTACCTCACTTCACTCGAGAAAAAACTTTCCAATAAAGCCTTTGTCCAAAACGCGCCCGAAGAAATCATAAAGAAAGAAAAGGGGAAGATGGAGGAAACGCAGCAAAAAATGGAAAAACTGAAAAAGCAGCTCCTAGACCTTGGAAAATAG